One Mycolicibacterium goodii genomic region harbors:
- a CDS encoding Fic/DOC family protein, which produces MVAELRIDERHALAQTIAAERLEGWQPNDEEVRGLTELLRGTVSFGEYLAAHLPRRPPHPRRRPVFARRRPYFVPGSTVLRNSFGIADAETLARVEFVATAGRLLQAHLQPDVHDLDVCRLHQHVFGDVYPWAGQLRIVELRRGDQAFGSCAQLARRLSELHADIAALAGDGHTLDDGALSFRLARIYAEYNAIHPFREGNGRTGTLLLHLLTRCAGRRLHLDAIARDDWITASRGSMPFRRDGRADPRPFVAVLRPCVRQGFGSVR; this is translated from the coding sequence TCGACGAACGCCATGCGCTCGCCCAGACCATCGCGGCCGAACGCCTCGAGGGCTGGCAACCGAACGACGAGGAGGTTCGGGGACTCACCGAATTGCTCCGGGGCACCGTGTCTTTCGGCGAGTACCTCGCGGCCCATCTCCCCCGTCGGCCGCCGCATCCCCGGCGGCGACCGGTGTTCGCACGGCGCAGGCCGTACTTCGTTCCGGGTTCGACGGTGCTGCGCAACAGTTTCGGGATCGCCGACGCCGAAACCCTGGCGCGTGTGGAGTTCGTGGCCACCGCGGGCCGGCTCCTGCAGGCCCATCTGCAACCCGACGTGCACGACCTCGACGTGTGCCGACTGCACCAGCACGTGTTCGGTGATGTCTACCCTTGGGCCGGGCAGTTGCGGATCGTCGAACTCCGCCGCGGCGATCAGGCTTTCGGCTCCTGCGCACAGCTGGCCCGCAGGCTGTCGGAGCTCCACGCCGACATCGCGGCGCTCGCGGGTGACGGGCATACGCTCGACGACGGTGCGTTGTCTTTCCGGCTGGCCCGAATCTATGCCGAATACAACGCGATTCACCCGTTCCGTGAGGGCAACGGCCGTACCGGGACGTTGCTTCTGCATCTGCTCACCCGGTGTGCGGGTCGTCGGTTGCATCTGGACGCGATCGCCCGCGACGACTGGATCACCGCGTCGCGGGGTTCGATGCCGTTCCGTCGGGACGGCAGGGCCGATCCGCGACCGTTCGTCGCGGTGTTGCGGCCCTGCGTGCGTCAGGGGTTCGGATCGGTCAGGTAG